Part of the Paenibacillus aurantius genome, AATGCCGAAGCCGAAGGACATATGTACGTTAGGCTTGCGATGGAGGTCGAACCGGTCCGGCTCGGTGAATTTAGCCTCGTCCCGGTTGGCCGTCCCGATCCAGGAGATGACCTGCTGGCCTGCCCGGATCGTATGGTCTCCCAGCGGAACATCCCGGGCCGCCACGCGTCCGACCGAAACGATCGGAGGATAGTAGCGCAGCACCTCCTCGATGAAGCCCGCCACCCCCTCCGGGGATGCGGTGAGCTCCTCCTGCAGCCGGGGCTGCTCCGTCAGAACCCGGACGGCGTTCGTGATCAGGTTGGTCGTCGTTTCATTCCCGGCGGCCAGGAGCAGGATACAGAAGCTGATCAGCTCCCGTTCGGTCAGCCTCTCGCCTTCCACCCGTGCGGCGAGCAGCGCTGAAATCAGGTCGTCCTTAGGCTGACGGGCACGAAGCTCCAGCAGGGCCCGGAAGTAATGCATCAGCTCCTCGAGAACGGCCGCCCGCTTGCGGTTGATCCGCTCGAACGCTTCGTCGGTCAAGTCCTCCGCGCTCTCGACCAGAGCATCGGACCACCGCTTGAAGTCCGCGCGGTCCTCGGCCGGCGCTCCCAAGAGCTCGGCGATAACGATCACGGGCAGAGGGGTGGCGTAGCCGGCCACCACGTCCAGCTCCTCTCCGCTTCCCGCGTCCAGCAGCTCATCCGCGATGGCCTGAATCCGCAGGGCAAGCGCTTGGACGGCCCTCGGCGTGAACGCCTTGTTCACCAGCTCGCGCATCTGGGTATGCTTCGGCGGGTCCATGAACAGCAGGTTCTCTCCTCCCGCGCCACTCCGTACGGAAGAGAAGGCTTGCGGGTCCTTCAGAATCCGCTGGACGTCCTCATACCGGAAAACATCCCAGCATCCCCGGGAGGAATCGTAACGGATGGGCGTTTCTTGCGCCAGCTTCGACAGAACCCCGAACGGATTCAGCCGCTTCTCCACCGAATCCAGCTCCGGCATGGCGAGCAGATTGGCGTACTTTTGCATGGGATCAGCTCCTTGTTCCAGATGGTGATCCCCCCTTTAGGCTTAGTTTAGCGCTTTCCTTTTCCCTTTTCAAAAGGGCGGATTTCTAATCATCCATTCCCTTGCCATCGAGAATGTACGGCAAATATTTTTCAATCCTTGCTTCCCGGGTTTTGGATTGCTTGGCCTTAGAAAAATGAAGCAGGTACGCCCTTTGCCGTCCCGGCGTCAAGGCTTCAAAAGCTGTTTTCAAGTCGGGGATTTCCACGAATTTATTTTGCAGCTCTTCCGGAATGTCGTACTCGGTGTTCTTTTTATAGGTTACCTGCAGGCCGGCTTTTTCCACTTCCACGGCTTCATCGATATAGGCTCCGAGAATAAGCTGCATTTCCTCTATTTTGGAAACACTGGTGAACCGGATTTGGCGCGCTGCCTGTACATTTTCCGTTTGCTGGACGAGAATGCCATGGGGATCCTTTAACAAGGCCCCTTTGTGAAACAAAAGCGCACAGTAATCTTTAAAGCCATGGATCAATACGATGTTTTTATCCTGATGCGTATAACAAGGATGCATCCACTTAAAATCCTCGGTCAAGCCGCAGTCGAGCACGATCTCTCTTAACAGCTCAAATTCTTCCTTCCACTTTTTAGCCTTTCTAAAAAAGGGATCAATCTTTGGATTCCTTTCCCCTTTTGTCATTGAGGGCCCCCCTTTTCGGTTGAAACCGGCAGTTTCTTTTCCATAACATAATCATCCATAACGTGTCCGTTCCCGATATCCGCGATTTGTTCCCGTACGATCGTAAAACCTTTCCTCTCATATACCGCAATGCTGGATTCGTTATGCCGATTGACCGTAAGCCAAATAGCGCTTAAGTTTCGGTCTTTGCCCAGCTGCTCCAGGAAGGCCAGCGCTTGGCTGCCATAGCCGCGCCCCCGGTGCTCCTTGCCTATATAAAATTTGCTGAGGAAGAGCTTCCCCTCTTCTTGTTTGACCGCCATATATCCGACCGTGGAGGAGCCATCGTGCTGGATTAAATAATATTCGTAGCCTTGATGGAGGATCTGCTCGGTAATCGCGGAAACCGATTGATACTTGCCTATCATATACTCGATCTGCTCAGTCGTAAGAATGGATACGTAGTATTCCAGCCATATGTCTGCCGCTAATCGGGCAACTTCTGCGATTTCCTCAGCCGTAGTCACATGGGTAATCATAAGCTTCATACCTGCGCCTGCCTTTACCAAATTTCACTTGCTTTCCTTCCCCTACAATATCATAAATTTCAGCAGCCGGCAGATTCGGGACTGTCAGGTCCAAGATAATCAAAAAACAAAAGAAAACGGAAGAAAAACAAGGTTGGCTGCGCTTTCATCGCCAGGGGAGGTCCTCGTCACCGGCCGACAGTCCTTGTATAATGGGGACTAGTGATTAAACGGGCCCGGCTGACCTGGAAGAGGAAAGCCTTGCAGTGAACGGATTGACTGGAAACGGACCCGCTCTCCAAGGGAGAGCTATTTTCGATTTGCGCTGACGGTCAGGTTGACCTTGTCGGAGCGATATAAGGAGTGAACCTTTTTTTGCTGTACTCAAAAATGAAAAACCACTGGTTCTTCAACATCCGCAAGGACGTGCTTGCCGGGATGACGGTGGCCTTCGCCCTTATTCCGGAAGCCATCGCCTTCTCCATTCTGGCCGGAGTAGATCCGATGGTCGGCTTGTACGCTTCCTTCTGTATTGCGGTCACTATCTCCTTCGTCGGCGGCCGCATGGGGATGATCTCCGCCGCCACCGGCGCCATGGCTTCCTTGATGGGACCCATTATCGCCAGCTACGGCTTGGAATATCTATTCGCCGCCTCCATTCTGACCGGAATCATCCAGTACCTGATGGGGGTTCTCAAGTTCGGCCGGTTCATCAGCTTCATCCCCCACTCGGTCGTCACCGGCTTCGTCAACGCTCTGGCCATCATTATTTTCATGGCCCAGCTTCCGAATTTCGAGGGAGCCGGATGGGTGATGTACGCCATGGTGGCGGGCACGCTCCTGGTGGTCTACGGACTTCCGCTGCTGACCAAAGCCGTTCCTTCCGCTCTCGTGGCCATTATTGTGATGACCATTGTTGCCGTCACCTTTCACCTTGATTTGCGGACCGTCGGTGATATGGGGACCATCACCCAGGCCCTTCCCTTCCTCCACATTCCCGATATCGGCTTGTCCTTTCAGACGCTGCTGAATCTTCTTCCGTTCTCGATTGCTCTGGCGATCGTCGGGATAACCGAGTCGCTTATGACCGCCACGATCGTCGATGAAATGACGGAGACCAAGAGTGACAAGAACAAAGAAGTGAGGGGCCAGGGACTGGCGAACATCGTATCCGGGTTCTTCGGCGGAATGGCGGGGTGCGCCATGATCGGCCAGACCGTCATCAACGTGAAATCGGGAGGCCGTTCCCGGCTGTCCACGTTCGTCGCCGGAACGTTCCTGCTCATCCTGATCCTCGCGCTTGGGGATGTCGTGAGGCAGATACCCATGGCCGCACTCGTCGGCGTCATGATCATGGTATCCGCCAGCACCTTCGATTGGGGCTCCATCCGGACGCTGAACCGGATCCCCCGCAGCGATGCGCTCGTCATGGTCCTCACCGTGGTGATTGTGGTGGCCACTCATAATCTGGCCATCGGCGTTCTGTCCGGAGTGGCCCTCAGCGCCCTTATCTTCGGATGGCGGTCCGCCCGGATCCATGCCCAATCCTCCGTTGACCCTACGGGAACAAAGGTCTACCGGATCACGGGACAGCTCTTCTTTGGAACGATGCTGCATTTTGCCGACCTATTCCCTTACAAGGAAGACCCCGATTCCATCCGGATCGACTTCAGCGCATCTCATGTATGGGACCACTCCGCCATCACGGCGATCGCCAAGGTGATGGCGAAGTACGAGCATCTTGGCAAGAAGGTAACGATTGTCGGGCTTAACGAGGAGAGCCAGCGGCTCGTGGATCGAGTTGGACTGGCCGTTCCTTCGGGACATTAAGCTGTAAAAGCGGCATAGCTCCGCGTCGGCCCGCTGCCGTTCGCGTTACCGCAGCAAAAGGGATAGAATCCAGAGAGGCTCTGGGTTCTATCCCTTTTTGATTTGATCTACAGATATGAATAAAACCTCCGCAGCCAACTTACTTCCGCTCCTGCTCGCCTTGAAACAGCCCCATCTCCCGCGCCTTGCGGGCGGCCTCCTTGCTGCTTCCGCCCCCGAGCTTCTTCAGAATGTTGCCGACGTGAACCTTGATCGTGCGGATCGAGACGACGAGCCGGTCGGCAATCTCCGTCTGTGTGTGGCCGCTGTCGATCATCTCGAGCACCGTCAGCTCCGCCGGGGTGATCTGCGAGCGCAGCTCCTTGGTCTTGTACTCCTGCTCGACCTGCTTCAGCCGGCGGAACTCCTCCCTCATCTGCTCGGCCACGCTTGCGCTGATGGGTGATTCCTTCGCATAAGCCGCCCTCACGGCGTCAGGAATCTTCTCGAAATCGGATTTCACGAGATAATCCGCTGCTCCCGCCCGGAAGGCGTCGAAGATAAGCTCCTTGTCCTGCATGGAGGTCAGCATCAGCACCCGGGCCGTGCACGATTGGCACACCTCGGCGGTCAGCCAGATGCCCTCCGCCTGGCTGGCGAGCATAATGTCCATGAGCACGACGTCGAAGTCCTCCTCGCGGATAGCCTTCAGCGCTTCCTCCGGCGTTTCCGCCTGCCCCTTTACCTCAATATCCGGCTCTTTGGCCAGGTAGGCTGCTAATCCCCTTCGCCAGTCCCGGTCATCCTCTACGATCAATACGCGTATGTTATCCATGCTTTCTCCCCTCCGCCTTCCGCGGAAATCCCATGGTTACTCTTGTTCCCTGCCCCGGCTCGCTCGCAATGTCGAAGCGCCCCCCGTGCTTGCGCATCACCTGGTAGCAGTAGGCGAGACCGAGACCGAAATTATGGCGATGACTGCCCTTCGTCGTAAAAAACGGCTCCATCACGCGCTTCATATTCGCTTTCGAGATGCCCGTTCCCGTATCCTTCACCTCGATGCGCACCTGCTTCTTGTCTCCCTGCAGCCGGATCTCCAGCTCTCCTCCGAGGGGCATGGCCTCGAGCGCGTTGGTCAGCAGGTTGTTCAGCGCTTCGAGCACCTGCTCCCGGTCGCACTCGATCTCGGCGTCTTCCTCGTAGCGGCGGATGACCGTTACGCCGTTCAGCCTTGGAGCAAGCTGCTCGAGCAGCAGGTCCAGCAGCTCCGCCGGCTGGTGCAGGCCTTTGCGAAGGAGCAGATCCTGGGTCTGGTCCTGCACGCGGTTGATCATTTCCTGGATATGGCGGGAGGAATCGAGGATCACCCGGATGTCCTCCGCCAGCTCCTCCTGGCCGGTTTCCTCCGCGTAGGCGCGGATTTTGTCGCCGAAGAGCTTCATTTTGCCGACGTCGTTCTTGATCGAATGGTTCAGGATCGCCGTTCCCGAAGTAATCGCGCGGATCGTATAATCCAGCTTCCGCGTCTCGATGAGCACCCGGATCCCCAGGAAGCCGAAGTTCAGAATCGCGATCAGGAACAAGATAACGGCTATGAGGATGAACCAGGTGTTGTACCTCCACATTTCCGCGTACCCGAGGCTCGGGAGAATATAATTCATGACGGAGCACAGAAGAACGGCCGGCAGCACCGCCAGCGTCGTATAGAAATGATTCCGCCGCAGCGAAAGGCTCTGTTCCCTTCTCGTCAGGACGAGATACGTTCCGAACGCCAGGTACGGCAGCACCCACAAAAGAGCGATCCGGTAAGGGATCGGATAGACCGGCGTGACGGACAGCAGGGTCGCCCCAATCGGCAGAAGAAGAAGGACGGCCAGCGCCTGTTCGCGCCCGCGCAGCAGAGCCGGGGTCCGGTAGTGGACGGCGAACAGCACGAAGCAGTAGGGCAGCCCATAATACTGGGTGACGGACAGGCTGTTCTGCACAATGGTCAGCAGCCGTAGCCCCGCCTCGCCGGCGTTCCGGCTCACCGCGTAAGGCATCACGTAGTCGCCCATGAGAGCGGCCAGCGCCCCGCAGCCCCCGCAAAAAGCCACTCCGCTCAGCCACCGCGTCGCCGGGCTCCGCCCGTCGGACAGCAGCAAAATTCCCCCAATGGCCCACAGGCCGAGGAACACGAACAGCATGGTCGAGAAGTCCCCTCTTTCCCTTTTCGTGGCCTGCCATGACGGGTGGTTCGGCCAAATTCCGAATCGTTTCTCAGCAGGGACATTATACCATAGAGCCGGGTATTTTTTGTTCAGGCTTTATGCCCAAAATCTTACAGCTTCTACTGGAGATGTCCGTCGATGGTTGGCTCCGCTTGAGACGGGTGGATGATCGTTTGGGGAACCGGGCGGAGGCATGATAAACTTAAAGGGATAGGAAGAGGAATCGGGTGCCCGCTTGGTTGGGCGCGTTCCCGGAACAGCTGGCGGGTCGGGTGCTGCAGGGACACTTCCCTGAGAACGATTGGGGCTCCCGTACGGGGCCCGGCTCTCCGGCCGTCAGATCCGTCATAAAGAGAGGAGAAGGTGGCAAATGCAGATGGATGCTTTTCAACAGCGGCTGAATCAATACGCCGAGCTGGCGCTTCGGGTCGGGGTGAACCTTCAGCCCGGGCAGTATCTCGTCATCAACGCTCCGGTGGAGTCCGCCGATTTCGTCCGGGCCGCCGCGCGTCAAGCGTATGAAGCCGGTGCCCGCGAAGTGCACGTGGAATGGATCGACGACGAGCTTACCCGCATCAAATATGAAGGCGCGCCGCAAGAAACGCTGGCCGAGTATACCCATTGGCGTGCCCAAGGCTTCACGGAAATGGCAAAGAAGGGGGCGGCCTTCCTCTACGTTTCGGCCACCAATCCGGACCTGCTGCAGGGCATCGACCCGGAGAGAATTGCGACCGCGGGCAAAACCGCCGCCTCCGCCATGAAGGAGTTCAGCGCTTATACGCGG contains:
- a CDS encoding cytochrome P450, producing the protein MQKYANLLAMPELDSVEKRLNPFGVLSKLAQETPIRYDSSRGCWDVFRYEDVQRILKDPQAFSSVRSGAGGENLLFMDPPKHTQMRELVNKAFTPRAVQALALRIQAIADELLDAGSGEELDVVAGYATPLPVIVIAELLGAPAEDRADFKRWSDALVESAEDLTDEAFERINRKRAAVLEELMHYFRALLELRARQPKDDLISALLAARVEGERLTERELISFCILLLAAGNETTTNLITNAVRVLTEQPRLQEELTASPEGVAGFIEEVLRYYPPIVSVGRVAARDVPLGDHTIRAGQQVISWIGTANRDEAKFTEPDRFDLHRKPNVHMSFGFGIHFCLGAPLARLEGKIAVQTLLERYRELRLLPDQAIVPIPSTFVYGVKNYPVAGRRR
- a CDS encoding YdeI/OmpD-associated family protein, whose translation is MTKGERNPKIDPFFRKAKKWKEEFELLREIVLDCGLTEDFKWMHPCYTHQDKNIVLIHGFKDYCALLFHKGALLKDPHGILVQQTENVQAARQIRFTSVSKIEEMQLILGAYIDEAVEVEKAGLQVTYKKNTEYDIPEELQNKFVEIPDLKTAFEALTPGRQRAYLLHFSKAKQSKTREARIEKYLPYILDGKGMDD
- a CDS encoding GNAT family N-acetyltransferase; protein product: MKLMITHVTTAEEIAEVARLAADIWLEYYVSILTTEQIEYMIGKYQSVSAITEQILHQGYEYYLIQHDGSSTVGYMAVKQEEGKLFLSKFYIGKEHRGRGYGSQALAFLEQLGKDRNLSAIWLTVNRHNESSIAVYERKGFTIVREQIADIGNGHVMDDYVMEKKLPVSTEKGGPQ
- a CDS encoding SulP family inorganic anion transporter; translated protein: MYSKMKNHWFFNIRKDVLAGMTVAFALIPEAIAFSILAGVDPMVGLYASFCIAVTISFVGGRMGMISAATGAMASLMGPIIASYGLEYLFAASILTGIIQYLMGVLKFGRFISFIPHSVVTGFVNALAIIIFMAQLPNFEGAGWVMYAMVAGTLLVVYGLPLLTKAVPSALVAIIVMTIVAVTFHLDLRTVGDMGTITQALPFLHIPDIGLSFQTLLNLLPFSIALAIVGITESLMTATIVDEMTETKSDKNKEVRGQGLANIVSGFFGGMAGCAMIGQTVINVKSGGRSRLSTFVAGTFLLILILALGDVVRQIPMAALVGVMIMVSASTFDWGSIRTLNRIPRSDALVMVLTVVIVVATHNLAIGVLSGVALSALIFGWRSARIHAQSSVDPTGTKVYRITGQLFFGTMLHFADLFPYKEDPDSIRIDFSASHVWDHSAITAIAKVMAKYEHLGKKVTIVGLNEESQRLVDRVGLAVPSGH
- a CDS encoding response regulator transcription factor; its protein translation is MDNIRVLIVEDDRDWRRGLAAYLAKEPDIEVKGQAETPEEALKAIREEDFDVVLMDIMLASQAEGIWLTAEVCQSCTARVLMLTSMQDKELIFDAFRAGAADYLVKSDFEKIPDAVRAAYAKESPISASVAEQMREEFRRLKQVEQEYKTKELRSQITPAELTVLEMIDSGHTQTEIADRLVVSIRTIKVHVGNILKKLGGGSSKEAARKAREMGLFQGEQERK
- a CDS encoding sensor histidine kinase translates to MLFVFLGLWAIGGILLLSDGRSPATRWLSGVAFCGGCGALAALMGDYVMPYAVSRNAGEAGLRLLTIVQNSLSVTQYYGLPYCFVLFAVHYRTPALLRGREQALAVLLLLPIGATLLSVTPVYPIPYRIALLWVLPYLAFGTYLVLTRREQSLSLRRNHFYTTLAVLPAVLLCSVMNYILPSLGYAEMWRYNTWFILIAVILFLIAILNFGFLGIRVLIETRKLDYTIRAITSGTAILNHSIKNDVGKMKLFGDKIRAYAEETGQEELAEDIRVILDSSRHIQEMINRVQDQTQDLLLRKGLHQPAELLDLLLEQLAPRLNGVTVIRRYEEDAEIECDREQVLEALNNLLTNALEAMPLGGELEIRLQGDKKQVRIEVKDTGTGISKANMKRVMEPFFTTKGSHRHNFGLGLAYCYQVMRKHGGRFDIASEPGQGTRVTMGFPRKAEGRKHG